The sequence AGGGTTGAACGGTGCGGATCTGGTGCGCATTTTATCGAGATCACTTTAGGTTGATCAACATTAACAATCACCCGGCGTAGCATTGGGATCACCTTATCGCCAGGGAAAGGATATTTCCACTGGGTTAGGTTAGGCGCGCCAACTTTGGTGTTCACCATATACATGTTGTTCACCTCGCGCTCATCCTGCTGAAAAGTGGCTATCTTTTTAGAATCGGGCGACCAAACCAATATCGGGCGGATGCCTTGTGCCCAGCCGGCGTTATCGGTAGCGTAGCCGTTATCTTTAACACCATCGGTAGTCAGCTGGGTTAGTTTGTTCGATGCGATATCGCGCGACCACAGGTTAAAATCTTTTATAAATACGGCTGTTTTGCCATCGGGCGATACGTTTTCGTTAGGGTTACCGCCGCGACCAAAACCGCCACGGCCACCGCGACCACCACGTCCGCCGCCAAAAGCACCACCAGCCGATGGGAATTGTACCGGGCTGCTATCGGCTTCTACTTTGCTGCCGTCAAACTTCCACTGCTTGCCATCTGCCATAAAAATTACGCTTTTGTTATCGCTCGCGTATACAATGGCATCAAATGGCAAATTAGCCGCGGTATAACTTTTGCCCGATGCGGTTGACAAAGCCGCTGCCAGCTTATCATGATCGAAAGCGGCCGATTTGCTGCCTTTTGCAGGGTTAAATACAATAAACTTGCTGTCTTCTTTGTACCAGAAACGGTCATCAGGCATCCAGTTTGGGCGGATACCGCTGCGGGTAACGAGCGGACTTAACGAGGCAGCCATCTGGCTTTCGGCACGTTGATAATCCTGGGCCGTATAGGCTTTCGGAGCCTGGGCATTCGCGCCTAAAGCCAGCGCGAAGGGTAGGGCTGTAAGTAAAAATTTATTCATGTTAATTAGGTTAAGCTTTGCTTTTGTTTAACAAAGCAAGATACCGCAAATTAACATTTTGTCAAGTAACGTTTCTGATAGGAATTTGATGTGCGGATGTGCAAATGTGCAGATATGCAAATGTGCGTATCTGCAAATGAAAACAGGACAGGCATATGCACATTTGCATATCCTCGCATTTGCACATTCATACATCATCTGCACATTTGCATATACGCACATTTGCACATTCAAAACTAATTCCCCGCCCGGTTTTGTTCGGCTTCTGCGCTGCCGGTTTGGCGTTTTTTAGGGATGTTGGCGCTTTTACCAAAATTATAGCTAAACGCCAGGTTTACACTACGGTTGCCGTTGTCGTTATGATAGGTAATAGCCGCGCCGGGTATGTTATTAATGGTACCTGCCGAGTAGTTCCCTTTAAACAGGTCGCGGGCACTTAGCCTTATTGTGCCATTATTATTCAGCACCTTTTTGGCAAGGCCGATGTTAACCTGTTTGCGGGCAATGTGGGTAAACTGCGAATCGTGATTGGGCGCTACATAAAACACATTCAACTCGCTGCTCCAGCCGTGCGAAAGGTTAAACTGGCTGGTGGTGTTCATAAAGGCATAATTGCTTGGGGTATTAATGGGTACACTGCCCAACTGACCTTTAAAGCGCGCGAAGTTATATTCCAGATCCATATAAAACTTCCACCATTTTACAGGTTCCAGGTTAAGGATAGCGCCAAAGGCCGTTTCCTCGCGACTGCCCAGGTTAATACGGTTGGCGAAGAAGATATCCCCCTGCTGGTAATCGTACTCCACCTGGTAATCGCTCACGTAATTGTATGATGCCTGTAGTATCAGCTTGCTTTTAAAGCTGTAACTAAACTGGTAAACGTTTACAAATTGCGGACGAAGGAAGGGGTTACCTGAAAAAGCGCTATACTTATCAAGGATGATAACGAAAGGGTTCAGATCCTGGTAGCTGGGGCGCTCAATCCTGCGACCATACGACAAATTGAGGCTATTGTTTCCGGCCGAATCAAGCTTGTACAGCACAAAACCGGTAGGGAATAGGTTGGTATAGTTTTTCACAAATGAGGAATCCTGCCCCAGCGCGTTACCCAACTGATGGGCGTTCACACGGGTGTTTTCGGCGCGCAGGCCCAGTTGCAGGGAAAAGCGCTTAAAGTCTTTATTGTAGTTGATATAGGCGGCGTTGATGTTTTCTTTGTACAGGAAACGGTTGGTGCGGGTATAATCAATAGTCTGTATGTTGTTGATGATATTAAAATAATTGGCCCCGTTATCGGTATTTACATAGCTGGTTTTTACACCGAAGGCCAGTTTCGACTTTTTATCAATCGGTAAAGTGTAATCACTTTTGGCCGACCAGATATTGATGATATTAGGGAGGTTATCGATAATATCCTGCTTACTACCCAAGGCGCCGGCGGTGTTATAGCTGGCGCTCATAAAACTTTGATCGCGGTAGTTATTGTAGCGGATATAGTCGACATCAACCGTAATGTTACGACCCAAACTATCGTACTGGTGGCTATAATTAAGGTTGATGCCTCCGTTTTTAAAGTTGTAGTTAGTGTTATTATTGGCCACAATAGACGAATCTAAACCGCCGGTTTTGTTGCGCAAAAAACTGTTCACCGGGTTATAATTATCGCCTGTGGTCATTACACCGGTGAGCACTACGCCTAATGTAGTTTTGGGCGATACATAATAATCCATCCCGGTTTTTACGTTAGTATTTTGGGTGCTGGGGTTAAAAAAGGCAACTTCGGTATACGATGATTTGATACTGTTTAACGCGTCAAAATAAGTGCGGCCAACATCAAGCCGGCGATAATTGTTTTGTGCACTATAACCCGCCAGCGCGAAAAAGTTGACCTTGTTCTCGCGGTAGTTCATATTAAAGCTTTCGGATGTACGCATGTACTTCGCCCGCCCCACACTGGCGGCTGCCGAACCATTGAAACCCTTTATTTTAAAGCGTTTAGTTTTGATGTTGATTATGCCTGCCGTGCCCGATGCATCATATTGAGCAGGCGGATTTGGCATTAGCTCGATCTGATCGAGCACAGAAGCCGGTAACGAGCGCAGGTAATTGGCCAGGGCTTCGCCCGACAGGTAAGATGGTTTGTTATCAATCATGATCTGCAAGCCCGTTTTGCCTTTGTAGCTGATGGTGCCGTCATCGTTAACGATAATACCCGGTGCCTTCTCCAAGGCCTCCAGCGCGTTGGCTCCGGCATTGGTGATACTGGCACCGACGTTCACCACGGTACGGTCGGCTTTTAGTTCGATAAAAGGTTTTTGCGCGGTGATGGCTACTTCTTTTAAGGTTGATGTGCCGGGTTTTAAATTGATGGAAGGTAGTTCAATGGCCGGAACAGTTTCGCCCAATGCGACCTTTGCGCTGCGGTATTTTTGAAAACCAACGGCGGTGATGTTCACCCGGTAATCGCCTGCAGCTATCTTATCGAAAACGAACCTACCCTGCGCATCGGCCAGCGTGGTTTTTACGGTGGATGAATCTTTAAATCTTACCAAAACAATTGTGGCGGCTATGGCAGGTTGTTTAGCGGCATCAAAAACTTGCCCGCTTATTTTGCCCTGCGGTGTTTGTGCCGATGCTAAATTAAGGGCAAAGCTTAGCCAGGCGGCTATGATGGCCGTTATAATGGTTTTCATGATGGTTGGGGGTTTGGAAGAGACTGTCATGCTGAACTTGTTTCAGCATCCCACATGCACGGTAGGTGGTATGGCAACCTTGCATGTGGGATCCCGAAATAAATTCGGGATGACTGAAAATTTTGACGTTTACTTCGCCTTGCGGATATAGATATTCCCGTTCATGTTTTTCATTAGCAGTTCGGGGCCGCCGCCGTTTATTTTGCCGTACACCCAATCTTCAATAGTGATGCGGTACATGCCATCCTTAGCGGTTTTGGTGCTTTTTGATGGTGATTTTTCGGTTACCATATCAAAATCGCTGAACACGTTACCGTTATCAGAACGGGCCTTTAAG comes from Mucilaginibacter mali and encodes:
- a CDS encoding outer membrane beta-barrel family protein, producing the protein MKTIITAIIAAWLSFALNLASAQTPQGKISGQVFDAAKQPAIAATIVLVRFKDSSTVKTTLADAQGRFVFDKIAAGDYRVNITAVGFQKYRSAKVALGETVPAIELPSINLKPGTSTLKEVAITAQKPFIELKADRTVVNVGASITNAGANALEALEKAPGIIVNDDGTISYKGKTGLQIMIDNKPSYLSGEALANYLRSLPASVLDQIELMPNPPAQYDASGTAGIINIKTKRFKIKGFNGSAAASVGRAKYMRTSESFNMNYRENKVNFFALAGYSAQNNYRRLDVGRTYFDALNSIKSSYTEVAFFNPSTQNTNVKTGMDYYVSPKTTLGVVLTGVMTTGDNYNPVNSFLRNKTGGLDSSIVANNNTNYNFKNGGINLNYSHQYDSLGRNITVDVDYIRYNNYRDQSFMSASYNTAGALGSKQDIIDNLPNIINIWSAKSDYTLPIDKKSKLAFGVKTSYVNTDNGANYFNIINNIQTIDYTRTNRFLYKENINAAYINYNKDFKRFSLQLGLRAENTRVNAHQLGNALGQDSSFVKNYTNLFPTGFVLYKLDSAGNNSLNLSYGRRIERPSYQDLNPFVIILDKYSAFSGNPFLRPQFVNVYQFSYSFKSKLILQASYNYVSDYQVEYDYQQGDIFFANRINLGSREETAFGAILNLEPVKWWKFYMDLEYNFARFKGQLGSVPINTPSNYAFMNTTSQFNLSHGWSSELNVFYVAPNHDSQFTHIARKQVNIGLAKKVLNNNGTIRLSARDLFKGNYSAGTINNIPGAAITYHNDNGNRSVNLAFSYNFGKSANIPKKRQTGSAEAEQNRAGN